In Desulfurobacterium pacificum, the following proteins share a genomic window:
- a CDS encoding ABC transporter ATP-binding protein produces the protein MKEIVKVSNLWKIYQTETEKVEALKGISFSLEKGEFSVLMGASGSGKSTLLHILGTLDSPTKGEIIIDGVNPFSLPEKEIASFRNKKIGFIFQFHYLINELTVLENVMVPLLIAGVEKEKAEEKAKTLLKSVNLEHRLSHRPFEISGGEKQRVAVARALVNDPEIVLADEPTGNLDSETAKSVISLMRELNREFQITFFIATHNPELEKFADKTYLIKDGVLI, from the coding sequence TTGAAAGAAATAGTCAAAGTTTCTAATCTTTGGAAGATTTATCAAACTGAAACTGAAAAAGTTGAAGCTCTAAAAGGAATAAGTTTTTCTCTTGAGAAGGGGGAATTTTCAGTTTTGATGGGAGCTTCTGGTTCTGGAAAATCCACCCTCCTCCACATCTTAGGCACCCTTGACTCTCCAACAAAAGGAGAAATTATCATAGACGGCGTTAATCCTTTTTCCCTTCCCGAAAAGGAAATAGCTTCTTTTCGCAACAAAAAAATAGGATTTATTTTCCAGTTTCACTACCTTATTAACGAACTTACAGTTTTAGAAAACGTTATGGTTCCTCTTTTGATTGCTGGAGTAGAGAAGGAAAAAGCCGAAGAAAAAGCAAAAACGCTATTGAAATCTGTAAATCTTGAGCATAGATTATCTCACAGACCATTTGAGATTTCTGGCGGTGAAAAGCAGCGAGTTGCTGTAGCGAGAGCGTTGGTTAACGACCCTGAAATAGTTTTAGCTGATGAACCTACCGGGAACCTTGACTCAGAAACTGCCAAATCTGTTATTTCTCTTATGAGGGAGCTTAATAGAGAGTTTCAGATAACTTTCTTTATAGCTACACATAATCCTGAACTGGAAAAGTTTGCAGATAAAACATACCTTATAAAAGACGGAGTTTTAATTTAA
- a CDS encoding ATP-dependent Clp protease ATP-binding subunit, translated as MFERFSARARQIIIKAKEQAVALRSEKLGTEHILLTLLKEDEITNQILAKYSISKARIQEIIISQVQPAAFEVDVNTITFSTEARRVLEHALEESKILGHAYVGPEHLFIALAKERLGLAGRILRSYGLDHYTLRREVSNLLRGIVREKKSPRRTATPNLDKYGRDLTKLAEEGKLDPVIGREKEIERVTHILARRRKNNPVLIGEPGVGKTAIVEGLAIKIAKGEVPEKLRGKRIVSLDMASLIAGTKYRGQFEERLKAIVKELENNKDVILFIDEIHTLVGAGAAEGSMDASNILKPSLSRGEIQVIGATTIDEYRKYIEKDGALERRFQPVIVEEPTVEDTIEILKGLKPKFEEFHGVEITDGAIERAVKLAVRYINDRKLPDKAIDIIDEAGAKAQLQMTAKDDRVKKLEEEIEKVKSLKEEALAMAEYEKAHFYKQQEISLVAELEELKRRIKEEESDKKVVIDESKVEEIVALWTGIPVQQLREKEAEKLLKLESELHKRVVGQEEAVTAVAKAIKRSRLGIRSNANRPIGCFLFLGPTGVGKTELAKALAESLFGDEKAMVRIDMSEYMEKHTVSRLIGAPPGYVGYEEGGQLTEAVRRKPYTVILLDEIEKAHPDVLNVLLQIMEDGRLTDGLGRTVSFTNTILIMTSNLGAKHLISSQKGLGFEVADGKEEERSFERMKSFVLEEVKKFFKPEFINRLDGIIVFHPLTREDVKEIVRKQIDRLNEELKERNLKVHVTNRFVEYVVDKEFRKEYGARTIRRAIQNLVEDRLTDEILMGRFTEGGEVVFDITPKGRISVRAKKKKREMAESK; from the coding sequence ATGTTTGAAAGATTTTCAGCAAGAGCCAGACAAATTATCATCAAAGCAAAAGAGCAGGCTGTTGCTTTAAGGTCTGAAAAGTTAGGAACCGAGCATATTCTATTGACCCTTCTCAAAGAGGATGAGATAACAAACCAGATTTTAGCCAAATACAGCATTTCAAAGGCAAGAATTCAGGAGATAATTATCTCTCAAGTTCAACCTGCCGCTTTTGAAGTTGACGTTAATACCATAACGTTTTCTACAGAAGCGAGGAGAGTTTTGGAACATGCACTTGAAGAGTCAAAAATCTTAGGTCACGCTTACGTAGGACCAGAACACCTATTTATAGCCCTTGCTAAAGAAAGACTTGGACTTGCGGGAAGAATATTGAGAAGTTACGGTTTAGACCATTATACGTTGAGAAGGGAAGTTTCCAACTTACTGAGAGGTATAGTAAGAGAGAAAAAATCCCCCCGCCGTACAGCAACTCCCAACCTTGATAAATACGGTAGGGACCTTACAAAGCTTGCAGAAGAGGGCAAACTTGACCCTGTAATCGGTAGGGAAAAAGAGATAGAGAGAGTTACCCACATTTTAGCCCGCCGCCGTAAAAACAACCCTGTTCTCATAGGAGAGCCGGGAGTAGGTAAAACGGCAATCGTTGAAGGGCTTGCCATAAAAATAGCGAAGGGTGAAGTACCTGAAAAACTCCGCGGGAAGAGAATCGTTTCTCTTGATATGGCTTCTCTTATAGCTGGCACCAAGTATAGGGGTCAGTTTGAAGAACGTCTCAAAGCTATAGTTAAAGAGCTTGAAAACAACAAGGATGTTATTCTGTTCATTGATGAAATTCACACGCTTGTTGGGGCAGGTGCAGCTGAAGGTTCTATGGACGCTTCTAACATTTTAAAACCTTCACTTTCCCGAGGAGAGATACAGGTAATAGGTGCTACAACAATTGATGAGTACAGAAAGTATATAGAAAAAGACGGTGCCCTTGAAAGGAGATTCCAGCCTGTTATCGTTGAAGAACCAACCGTTGAAGACACTATAGAAATTCTGAAAGGTTTGAAGCCGAAATTTGAAGAGTTTCACGGCGTAGAAATTACCGATGGAGCGATAGAGAGAGCCGTTAAGTTGGCGGTTCGCTACATAAATGACAGGAAGTTGCCGGATAAAGCGATAGACATAATAGATGAAGCGGGTGCTAAAGCTCAGCTTCAGATGACAGCCAAAGACGATAGAGTTAAAAAACTTGAAGAAGAGATAGAGAAGGTTAAATCTTTGAAAGAAGAAGCCCTTGCTATGGCAGAGTACGAGAAGGCTCACTTCTACAAACAGCAGGAGATTTCCTTAGTTGCAGAGCTTGAGGAGCTTAAGCGTAGGATAAAAGAGGAAGAGAGCGATAAGAAGGTAGTGATAGATGAGTCAAAAGTTGAAGAGATTGTGGCTTTGTGGACAGGAATACCTGTTCAGCAGTTACGGGAGAAAGAGGCAGAGAAGCTATTAAAGCTTGAGTCTGAACTTCATAAGAGAGTAGTCGGTCAGGAAGAAGCCGTTACAGCGGTTGCAAAGGCTATTAAACGTTCCCGTTTAGGTATAAGGAGTAATGCAAATAGACCGATAGGATGTTTCCTTTTCCTTGGTCCTACAGGTGTAGGTAAAACGGAGCTTGCAAAGGCTTTGGCTGAGTCGCTGTTCGGTGATGAAAAGGCTATGGTAAGAATAGATATGTCCGAATACATGGAGAAGCACACAGTTTCAAGACTTATCGGTGCACCTCCAGGATATGTAGGGTACGAGGAAGGCGGGCAATTAACTGAGGCTGTTAGAAGAAAGCCTTACACGGTGATTCTCCTTGACGAGATAGAAAAGGCGCATCCTGACGTTCTCAACGTTCTGCTTCAAATAATGGAAGACGGTCGCCTTACAGACGGTTTGGGAAGGACTGTTTCCTTTACGAATACTATACTTATTATGACTTCTAACCTTGGAGCTAAACACCTTATCTCTTCCCAGAAAGGTTTAGGCTTTGAAGTGGCAGATGGAAAGGAAGAGGAGCGTTCGTTTGAAAGAATGAAATCTTTCGTCCTTGAAGAGGTTAAAAAGTTCTTTAAACCTGAGTTTATAAACAGGCTTGATGGGATTATCGTGTTCCATCCGCTTACCCGTGAGGATGTTAAGGAGATTGTAAGAAAGCAGATAGACAGATTGAACGAAGAGTTGAAGGAGAGAAACCTGAAGGTTCACGTTACAAACAGGTTTGTGGAATACGTTGTTGACAAAGAGTTTAGGAAAGAATACGGCGCGAGAACGATAAGAAGGGCTATTCAGAACTTGGTTGAAGATAGGTTGACCGATGAGATTCTGATGGGAAGGTTTACTGAGGGTGGTGAGGTGGTGTTTGACATAACGCCAAAAGGTAGAATAAGCGTTAGAGCCAAGAAGAAAAAGAGAGAGATGGCAGAGTCTAAGTAG
- a CDS encoding 16S rRNA (uracil(1498)-N(3))-methyltransferase, translating to MRRFKADSIKGDVAYLRGQEARHALKVLRLKKGDEVIIFDGEGKEYLAVISAASPTSVKLKVVEEINVNRDSPLRSVLFMGITNKMQKFEIAIQKATELGVTEIVPVVCERSSTAHNVKNWEGKLRRWNDIVVNAAKQCGRNVLPVLKEPVKLSEVESDTDISFVLWEKGGNSFKDFESFSASSVSFLVGPEGGLSKEEIEVLRKKGFKPIYLGKRILRAETAAIAGMTLIQYIWGDLG from the coding sequence GTGAGAAGGTTTAAGGCAGATAGTATTAAAGGTGATGTGGCTTACTTGAGGGGGCAGGAAGCCCGCCACGCCTTAAAAGTTTTGAGGTTAAAGAAAGGCGATGAAGTAATAATCTTTGATGGTGAAGGGAAGGAATACTTAGCTGTAATTTCTGCTGCCTCGCCGACGTCTGTTAAGTTAAAGGTTGTTGAGGAGATAAACGTTAACAGGGATAGTCCTTTACGTTCCGTTCTCTTTATGGGTATAACCAACAAGATGCAGAAGTTTGAGATTGCAATTCAAAAAGCTACCGAGTTGGGCGTTACTGAAATAGTTCCCGTTGTTTGCGAACGTTCCTCTACTGCCCATAACGTAAAGAATTGGGAAGGCAAACTAAGAAGGTGGAACGATATAGTTGTGAACGCTGCTAAGCAGTGTGGAAGGAACGTTCTGCCTGTTTTAAAGGAACCTGTGAAGTTGTCAGAGGTTGAGAGCGATACGGATATCTCTTTTGTTTTATGGGAGAAAGGAGGTAATTCTTTTAAGGATTTTGAATCGTTTTCCGCTTCCTCCGTTTCGTTTTTGGTTGGACCTGAAGGTGGTTTGAGCAAGGAGGAGATTGAGGTTTTGAGAAAGAAGGGTTTTAAACCTATATATCTGGGTAAGAGAATTTTGAGAGCTGAGACGGCAGCTATTGCGGGAATGACGCTGATTCAATATATATGGGGAGATTTGGGGTAG
- a CDS encoding macro domain-containing protein encodes MGEVLKEVSLGDRVVKVVKGDITEEDVDAIVNAANSFLKHGGGVAGAIVRKGGKVIQEESNRIVEERGRIPVGKAVYTSGGKLKAKYVIHTVGPVWGEGKEEEKLRSAVRSALEVAENLGVSSVALPAISTGIFGYPKREGVKVIVDEVLKFLKNDAYHLKEVRLVSIDAETAFLFREFV; translated from the coding sequence ATGGGAGAGGTTTTAAAAGAAGTTAGTTTAGGTGATAGGGTAGTAAAGGTTGTTAAGGGAGATATTACTGAAGAGGATGTTGATGCGATAGTGAACGCTGCCAACAGTTTTTTAAAGCACGGAGGCGGTGTTGCTGGTGCTATAGTGAGGAAGGGAGGAAAGGTAATTCAGGAAGAGAGTAACAGGATTGTTGAGGAAAGGGGGAGAATCCCTGTCGGTAAAGCGGTATATACTTCAGGTGGTAAGCTCAAGGCTAAGTACGTTATTCATACTGTCGGTCCTGTTTGGGGTGAAGGGAAGGAGGAAGAAAAGCTCAGAAGTGCTGTAAGGTCGGCTCTTGAGGTTGCTGAGAATTTGGGTGTTTCCTCTGTTGCCCTTCCGGCGATTAGTACGGGAATTTTTGGTTATCCTAAGAGAGAAGGCGTGAAAGTTATCGTTGATGAAGTCCTTAAGTTTTTGAAAAACGATGCTTACCATTTGAAAGAGGTGAGACTTGTCAGTATAGATGCTGAAACGGCTTTTCTATTCAGGGAGTTTGTTTAA
- a CDS encoding sigma-54-dependent transcriptional regulator yields the protein MEALILEDERSLQEILKILLEEFSFNVTSAYTVEEAQNYLKSNFFDIALIDLRLPDGNGMEIAREIKKHSPETEIVIITAFASAETIKEAFELGVYDYIEKPFKLEDLRLIIRNLKDKVELKKQVGTSEIPQLIGKSPATEKLKETIRKIAPYDVNVLITGESGTGKEVVARAIHNLSNRNRKPFIAINCAALPSELLESELFGYKKGAFTGATKDKKGLIETANGGTLFLDEIGDMPIPLQAKLLRFLETKKFIPLGSTEEREVNVRIIAATNKNLKEEVKKGNFREDLFYRLSTIQIHIPPLRERKEDIPLLVDYFVKQLSKKYNKEIKRISQNFINYLMNQPLEGNVRELKNIVEREVIMCDDGILGKGVLSTETTSSLLPPLTEGGVNLKEILKNVEKEYLLKALELAGGKKTKAAELLGLTFREFRYRLSKLNKLPE from the coding sequence ATGGAAGCGCTGATTCTTGAAGATGAAAGAAGCCTTCAGGAAATATTGAAAATCCTATTAGAAGAATTCTCCTTCAACGTAACAAGCGCCTACACCGTTGAAGAAGCTCAAAACTACCTAAAGAGCAACTTTTTTGACATAGCACTGATAGACCTGAGACTCCCCGATGGCAACGGAATGGAAATAGCAAGGGAGATAAAGAAACACTCACCAGAAACAGAAATTGTCATCATAACAGCCTTTGCATCAGCAGAAACGATAAAGGAAGCCTTTGAATTAGGCGTTTATGACTACATAGAGAAACCTTTCAAGTTAGAAGACCTACGATTAATCATAAGAAACCTCAAAGACAAGGTAGAACTTAAAAAGCAGGTAGGAACTTCTGAAATTCCCCAGCTTATAGGAAAATCTCCCGCCACCGAAAAACTCAAAGAAACAATCAGAAAAATAGCACCATACGACGTAAACGTCCTCATAACAGGTGAAAGCGGAACAGGAAAAGAAGTAGTGGCAAGGGCAATCCATAACCTCAGCAACAGAAACAGAAAACCGTTCATTGCAATAAACTGTGCAGCCTTACCTTCTGAACTCCTTGAAAGTGAACTCTTCGGATACAAAAAAGGAGCCTTCACCGGCGCAACGAAAGATAAAAAAGGACTTATAGAAACTGCAAACGGCGGAACGCTCTTCTTAGACGAAATAGGGGACATGCCCATTCCTCTTCAAGCAAAACTTTTAAGATTCCTGGAAACCAAAAAGTTTATTCCATTGGGAAGCACAGAAGAAAGAGAAGTAAATGTTCGGATAATTGCAGCCACAAACAAAAACCTAAAAGAAGAAGTTAAAAAAGGAAACTTCCGTGAAGACCTATTCTATCGCCTATCCACAATACAGATTCATATCCCACCATTAAGAGAACGTAAAGAAGACATTCCTCTCTTAGTAGATTACTTCGTCAAACAACTTTCAAAGAAGTACAACAAAGAGATAAAAAGAATTTCCCAAAACTTTATAAACTACCTCATGAACCAACCTTTGGAAGGAAACGTAAGGGAACTCAAAAACATAGTGGAAAGAGAAGTAATCATGTGTGACGATGGAATTTTAGGCAAAGGAGTTCTCTCTACCGAAACGACTTCTTCTTTGCTTCCACCTTTGACAGAAGGGGGAGTAAATCTCAAAGAAATACTAAAAAACGTAGAGAAAGAGTACTTACTAAAAGCCCTTGAACTTGCAGGTGGAAAGAAAACAAAAGCAGCAGAACTGTTAGGACTTACATTTAGAGAATTCAGATACAGGCTTTCAAAATTAAACAAACTCCCTGAATAG
- a CDS encoding sensor histidine kinase, translating to MKEIESSNLFPDRLYLIYRVGRLAFSSGIFFLFLSLSSISKLPVAPSSLFILGIYVIVSVALLLFSKKPYTFEFLLDEAVIFTLVASNVLNYNFFSIFLIFPVFFSTIILGSISGTTSLIFGLFLHIIFFLQKHNEGIATGVQTVLNSTALIAMFVAGLKLERKLKSQAFYIKELEKEKERTEFYKRLYEISANMAHEIKNPLASIKGALELIKEGKQNERLLEIIFKETDRLDRIVKDFLHLSRPSSPIKTEIFLPEAFQEILQSLQHFGKNYKLDVEPIKFKTDARGFYSTIENIVRNAFQWADSKVEIHCHKNNHTLEIIVEDDGPGIPEEEREKIFEPFYSKNPNGSGLGLSIVNKFILENKGTVKVEKSKLGGARFVVRLPLSEEV from the coding sequence GTGAAGGAAATTGAAAGTAGCAACCTATTCCCAGACAGGTTATATCTCATATACAGGGTGGGAAGGCTTGCCTTCTCATCCGGCATCTTTTTCCTCTTCCTTTCTCTATCATCTATAAGCAAACTTCCTGTAGCTCCAAGTTCTCTATTTATTTTAGGAATTTACGTTATAGTCAGTGTAGCGCTTCTCCTTTTTTCCAAAAAACCGTACACATTTGAATTCCTGTTGGACGAAGCTGTCATATTTACCTTAGTAGCATCAAACGTCCTTAATTACAACTTCTTTTCCATATTTCTCATATTTCCTGTTTTTTTCTCAACGATAATATTGGGTAGTATCAGCGGAACAACATCTCTGATATTTGGTCTCTTCCTTCACATAATTTTTTTCCTTCAGAAACATAACGAAGGAATAGCAACTGGAGTACAAACAGTACTTAACAGTACAGCTTTAATAGCAATGTTTGTTGCAGGATTAAAGTTAGAAAGAAAGCTCAAATCTCAAGCCTTCTACATAAAAGAGTTAGAAAAAGAAAAGGAAAGAACTGAGTTTTACAAAAGACTATACGAAATAAGCGCCAATATGGCTCATGAAATCAAAAACCCCTTAGCTTCCATTAAAGGCGCTTTGGAACTGATAAAAGAGGGGAAGCAAAACGAACGCTTGTTAGAGATAATCTTTAAAGAAACAGACAGACTTGACAGAATAGTAAAAGATTTCCTTCATCTATCTCGCCCATCTTCACCCATAAAAACTGAAATTTTTCTACCTGAGGCATTCCAAGAGATACTACAATCGCTCCAACATTTTGGCAAAAACTATAAATTAGATGTAGAGCCGATAAAATTTAAAACGGATGCCCGCGGATTTTACTCAACAATTGAGAACATCGTTAGAAACGCTTTTCAATGGGCTGACTCTAAAGTAGAAATTCACTGCCACAAAAACAACCACACATTAGAAATCATCGTAGAGGATGACGGACCTGGCATACCAGAAGAGGAAAGGGAAAAAATATTTGAACCTTTCTATTCAAAAAATCCAAACGGCTCAGGCTTGGGACTCTCCATAGTTAATAAATTTATATTAGAAAACAAAGGGACAGTAAAAGTAGAAAAGAGCAAATTAGGTGGAGCAAGATTCGTAGTCAGACTACCACTTTCAGAGGAAGTTTGA
- the purL gene encoding phosphoribosylformylglycinamidine synthase subunit PurL — protein sequence MDRKIIEQHVTYEEYEKIKEILGREPNLVELGIFSAMWSEHCSYKSSRPHLKKFPTEAPWVVQGPGENAGIIMVDEEKQICAAFKVESHNHPSFIEPFHGAATGVGGILRDVFTMGARPVACMDSLRFGELHDPKMRYVAKGVVSGISHYGNCVGVPTVGGEVYFDSCYQTNPLVNAFALGIVRKDKIFYAKAAGVGNPVIYVGSKTGRDGIHGATMASEEFSSEEEVEKKVNVQVGDPFIEKLLIEACLEAMEKDGIVAIQDMGAAGLTSSSVEMASRGGVGIKLDLDKVPLREENMTPYEIMLSESQERMLVVCEKGKEEEIMEVFRKWELDACVIGEIIEEPVIRLFWHGDKVAELPIKALTDEAPVYYRPFKTPKYIIENRNYNQNEIPEPENYNEITKKLLSSPTIASKRWIYRQYDHMVQINTVIYPGGDASLIRVKESKKGIAISSDCNARYCYLNPYEGGKIAVAEAARNVACTGARPKAITDCLNFGSPEDPEIMWQFVKATDGMADACRILETPVVSGNVSFYNETTTEKGKRAVYPTPTVVCVGVIDDIEKRMTSFFKSPEDVIILLGENTGNVSGSEYQKLVTGTIKGQGQTIDLQFEKTLQNALIESIEKGMIKSAHDVSEGGLTVALFESAFERELGFEVELSEDIRTDFLFFGEEQSRVIITVSPEKVEEALEFFKKKTVPAKVIGTVTAQKTGIIKHKGKEVVNLSIPEAKQLYETALEKELSGEGN from the coding sequence ATGGACAGAAAAATAATAGAACAACACGTAACTTATGAGGAATACGAAAAAATAAAAGAGATTTTAGGAAGAGAACCCAATTTGGTAGAGTTAGGAATTTTCTCTGCAATGTGGTCAGAACACTGTTCCTACAAATCCTCACGTCCTCACCTCAAAAAGTTCCCCACAGAAGCACCATGGGTTGTTCAAGGACCAGGCGAAAACGCAGGAATAATAATGGTTGATGAGGAAAAACAGATATGCGCAGCTTTTAAAGTAGAATCCCACAACCACCCATCATTCATAGAACCGTTTCACGGAGCAGCAACAGGCGTAGGCGGAATCCTGAGAGACGTTTTTACAATGGGTGCAAGACCCGTTGCCTGCATGGATTCCCTGCGCTTTGGTGAACTTCACGACCCAAAGATGCGCTACGTTGCAAAAGGAGTAGTATCTGGAATCAGCCATTACGGAAACTGCGTAGGCGTTCCAACTGTAGGCGGTGAAGTTTACTTTGACTCCTGCTATCAGACAAATCCCTTAGTCAACGCGTTCGCTTTAGGAATAGTAAGAAAAGACAAAATCTTCTACGCTAAAGCTGCTGGCGTTGGAAACCCCGTTATCTACGTTGGCTCAAAAACAGGCAGAGACGGTATTCACGGCGCAACAATGGCTTCTGAAGAGTTTTCTTCTGAAGAGGAAGTTGAAAAGAAAGTTAACGTCCAGGTCGGAGACCCATTCATAGAAAAGCTCCTTATAGAAGCTTGCCTTGAAGCGATGGAAAAGGATGGCATAGTAGCCATTCAGGATATGGGCGCAGCTGGATTAACCTCATCTTCCGTTGAAATGGCTTCCCGTGGCGGCGTTGGAATAAAACTTGACCTTGATAAAGTCCCTCTGCGTGAAGAGAACATGACGCCTTACGAAATAATGCTTTCAGAATCTCAAGAAAGAATGCTTGTCGTATGTGAAAAAGGAAAAGAAGAAGAGATAATGGAAGTATTCCGCAAGTGGGAATTAGACGCCTGCGTAATAGGAGAGATAATAGAAGAACCTGTAATAAGGCTCTTCTGGCATGGTGATAAAGTTGCAGAACTCCCCATAAAAGCTTTAACAGACGAAGCCCCTGTTTACTACAGACCTTTCAAAACTCCCAAATACATAATAGAAAACAGAAACTACAACCAGAACGAAATTCCGGAACCGGAAAACTACAATGAAATAACGAAAAAACTCCTCTCATCGCCAACAATAGCAAGCAAGAGATGGATTTACAGACAGTACGACCACATGGTTCAAATAAACACCGTCATCTATCCAGGCGGAGATGCTTCTCTCATAAGAGTAAAGGAAAGCAAAAAAGGAATAGCTATAAGTTCCGACTGCAACGCAAGGTATTGTTATCTAAACCCATATGAAGGCGGAAAAATAGCAGTTGCTGAAGCAGCAAGAAACGTTGCCTGCACCGGCGCCAGACCAAAAGCTATAACCGATTGTCTCAACTTTGGAAGCCCGGAAGACCCGGAAATTATGTGGCAGTTCGTTAAAGCAACAGATGGAATGGCAGATGCATGCAGAATTCTTGAAACGCCGGTGGTAAGTGGAAATGTCAGTTTCTACAACGAAACGACAACTGAAAAAGGCAAAAGGGCAGTTTATCCTACCCCAACTGTTGTATGCGTCGGAGTAATTGACGATATTGAGAAGAGGATGACATCGTTCTTCAAATCACCCGAAGATGTAATAATCCTGTTAGGAGAAAACACAGGTAACGTTTCAGGCTCAGAATACCAAAAGTTAGTCACAGGAACGATAAAAGGACAGGGACAGACAATAGACCTCCAGTTTGAAAAAACCCTACAGAACGCTTTAATTGAAAGCATAGAGAAAGGCATGATAAAGAGCGCCCACGATGTATCTGAAGGCGGTTTAACCGTTGCACTGTTTGAATCTGCTTTTGAAAGAGAGTTGGGCTTTGAAGTAGAACTTTCCGAAGATATAAGAACAGACTTCCTGTTTTTTGGAGAAGAGCAGAGTAGAGTTATTATAACGGTATCACCAGAAAAGGTTGAAGAAGCGTTAGAGTTCTTCAAAAAGAAAACTGTCCCAGCAAAGGTAATAGGAACGGTAACAGCACAGAAAACAGGTATAATAAAACATAAAGGCAAAGAAGTAGTTAATTTAAGCATTCCTGAAGCCAAACAACTTTACGAAACAGCTTTGGAAAAAGAGTTATCAGGTGAAGGAAATTGA
- a CDS encoding DUF1931 family protein, producing MAVVGFAKLEALFRKAASLDIDKNKAKEITDIVEKKLYDLLLIGERNASFNNRDVIWECDVPLTKGFLESMQKFRDLEEALELKDVLDFLATQPPLKYPLEAELEKRLPEIVGTLLYILARIIKETSPECRQPSSEDIERAGKILDLTM from the coding sequence ATGGCAGTTGTTGGATTTGCAAAGTTAGAAGCTCTTTTCAGAAAAGCTGCGAGCCTTGATATTGACAAGAACAAGGCTAAAGAAATCACGGACATTGTAGAAAAGAAATTGTACGATTTGCTTCTCATTGGTGAAAGAAATGCGAGCTTTAACAACAGAGACGTTATTTGGGAATGTGACGTTCCTTTGACAAAGGGTTTCTTAGAGTCTATGCAAAAATTCAGGGATTTGGAAGAAGCTCTTGAGTTAAAAGATGTTCTTGACTTTTTAGCTACACAGCCACCTTTAAAGTATCCACTTGAAGCTGAACTTGAGAAGAGACTTCCAGAAATTGTTGGAACGCTACTTTATATCCTTGCAAGGATAATTAAGGAAACCTCACCTGAGTGCAGACAGCCTTCTTCTGAGGATATAGAGAGGGCAGGAAAGATACTTGACCTGACGATGTAA
- a CDS encoding ferredoxin domain-containing protein: protein MEFNVLSAVRTVAELMCCAAITAPKGKGQNLLYVKVFEGEGKDRVADLMEKLGEENNVKFFIRDAKNVRDSLVVVFIGTEVKPRGVPFCGFCGFENCEKSAAVGAYCSYAVGDLGIAVGSAVKVAAEHCIDNRVMFSFGKAAIVGGFVPEKVKLGYGIPLSVSGKNIFFDRKM from the coding sequence ATGGAGTTTAACGTACTTTCTGCCGTCAGGACGGTTGCGGAGTTGATGTGTTGTGCAGCGATAACAGCACCTAAGGGGAAGGGACAGAATCTTTTATATGTAAAGGTTTTTGAAGGTGAAGGGAAAGATAGGGTTGCAGACTTGATGGAAAAGTTGGGGGAGGAAAATAACGTTAAGTTCTTCATAAGAGATGCGAAAAACGTTAGAGATTCTTTGGTTGTTGTTTTTATAGGAACGGAAGTTAAACCGAGGGGTGTTCCCTTCTGCGGCTTTTGCGGTTTTGAGAATTGTGAAAAGTCAGCAGCTGTTGGTGCTTACTGTTCTTACGCTGTTGGGGATTTGGGAATAGCGGTGGGGTCTGCCGTTAAAGTAGCTGCAGAACACTGCATTGATAACAGGGTTATGTTCTCTTTCGGTAAGGCAGCTATTGTTGGAGGTTTTGTTCCTGAGAAGGTGAAATTGGGTTACGGTATTCCGCTTTCTGTGAGCGGGAAGAACATATTTTTTGACAGGAAAATGTAA